TCCTCTACTTCTGTACCTGCTATGGCTATTACCTGATTGTGACCTGGCTCCCGTCTTACCTACAGACTGAAAGGGGATTTGATGGCGGCGCGATTGGGGTGGCCTCAGCGTTGGTCGCCGTGGTGGGGGTTCCTGGTGCATTGTTCTTTAGCCATCTGTCCGATAAGTTTCGCAACAGCAAAGTCAAAGTCATTCTTGGTCTGGAAATTATGGCCGCGGCAATGCTGGTATTTACGGTGCTATCACCGAATACCACGATGCTGATGGTCAGCCTGACTCTGTATGGTTTGCTCGGTAAAATGGCGGTGGATCCGATTCTGATCTCCTTTGTTTCTGAGCAGGCGTCTTCAAAAACGCTGGGCAGAGCATTTAGTCTGTTTAACTTCTTTGGCATGAGTTCAGCGGTTATTGCGCCAACGTTAACCGGATTTATTTCTGACTTGACGGGTTCTAAAGAGATAAGCTTTGTCATCTCGGCTTGTCTGGTGGTAACCGGGACGCTTATTTTTGCTGGCGTTACGTTATATAAAAAGAAAGCAACACCGATTATTGCTTCTGCATAAAAATATTATAAAAATTATTTGCATTATTTTAATTGTTTTTGTTCCACATAGCTAAACCCATTACAACGTTATCCGATACGTGACAAGAGGGATTTATGGAACATCAAAGAGAACTATACCAACAACGTGGTTATAGTGACGACTTATTACCAAAAACGGCCGAACAACGGAACTGGAAAACATTCAACTATTTTACATTATGGATGGGTTCTGTACATAACGTACCTAATTACGTTATGGTTGGAGGGTTCTTTATATTAGGGCTTTCCACATTCAGCATCATGCTAGCTATTATTATTAGTGCCTTATTTATTGCGTTAGTTATGGTGATGAATGGTGCTGCTGGAAGTAAATACGGTGTACCTTTTGCAATGATTCTGCGTGGTTCGTATGGTGTACGTGGCGCGCTCTTCCCTGGATTATTGAGAGGGGGGATTGCAGCAATTATGTGGTTTGGTCTGCAATGTTATGCCGGATCGCTGGCATTTCTTATTCTGATTGGCAAGATATGGCCAGGTTTTTTAACGCTGGGCGGTGACTTTACATTATTAGGTTTATCTCTACCGGGATTGATTACATTTCTTATTTTTTGGCTCATCAACGTCGGTATTGGTTTTGGCGGTGGTAAGGTATTAAATAAATTTACCGCTATCCTCAACCCCTGTATTTATATTGTATTCGGCGGAATGGCTATCTGGGCAATTTCCCTGGTAGGGATTGGACCGATTCTGGACTACATTCCTGGCGGTGTGCAAAAGGCGGGCAATAGCGGATTCTTGTTCCTGGTGGTGATTAACGCGGTGGTTGCGGTATGGGCCGCACCGGCGGTGAGCGCATCAGACTTCACGCAAAATGCTCACTCATTTCGTGAACAAGCGCTGGGCCAGACGCTGGGACTTATTGTTGCATACGTGCTATTTGCCATTGCCAGCGTGTGCATTATTGCTGGTGCCAGCATTCATTACGGAATGGATACGTGGAATGTGTTGGATATCGTACAGCGCTGGGACAGTCTGTTTGCCTCATTTTTCGCTGTTTTGGTTATTCTGATGACAACTATCTCAACAAACGCTACGGGTAATATTATCCCTGCCGGTTATCAGATTGCCGCAATTGCCCCCACTAAATTAACGTATAAGAATGGTGTATTGATCGCCAGTATTATTAGTTTGCTGATTTGCCCGTGGAAATTAATGGAGAATCAGAGCAGTATTTATTTGTTTCTGGATATCATTGGTGGGATGCTTGGCCCCGTTATTGGCGTTATGTTAGCCCATTATTTTGTCGTTATGCGTGGTCAAATTAATCTTGACGAGTTATATACCGCCAGCGGTGACTACCAATATTATGACAATGGATTTAACCTGACTGCATTCTCCGTAACGTTAGTCGCTGTAATTCTTTCGCTGGGTGGTAAGTTTATTCCATTCCTCGAGCCGTTATCGCGAGTGTCGTGGTTTGTTGGGGTTATTGTCGCTTTTGTGGCATATGCCTTACTGAAAAAAAGAACGGTTGGACAACCAGCCGCAGTACAGAAATTTACAGGCCAGATGTGATGAAATCAGTACGCGCCTTTTATTAAAAGTGCGTTATTTATAAAAACTATCTGTATCCATACAAGGAGTTTGTTATGTCTTTTGATTTAATTATTAAGAACGGTACTGTTATTTTAGAAAATGAAGCTCGCATTATTGATATTGCCGTCCAGGCAGGAAAAATCGCCGCCATTGGCGAGAACCTGGGTGAGGCGAAGCAGGTAATGGATGCGACGGGCCTGGTGGTTTCACCCGGCATGGTTGATGCGCATACCCATATCTCTGAGCCGGGCCGTACGCATTGGGAGGGGTATGAAACAGGGACTCGTGCAGCGGCCAAAGGTGGCATCACCACAATGATCGAAATGCCTCTCAACCAGCTGCCAGCGACGGTGGATCGTGAAACCATCGAACTGAAATTTGATGCGGCGAAAGGCAAGCTGACCATCGATGCAGCACAGCTTGGTGGTCTGGTCTCTTACAACCTCGACCGTCTGCACGAACTGGATGAAGTCGGTGTCGTTGGTTTCAAATGCTTCGTTGCTACCTGTGGCGACCGCGGAATCGACAATGATTTCCGTGACGTTAACGACTGGCAGTTTTACAAAGGTGCGCAGAAGTTAGCAGAAATGAACCAAACGGTATTGGTGCATTGCGAAAACGCGCTCATTTGTGACGAGCTTGGTGAGGAAGCTAAACGCGAAGGCCGCGTGACAGCACATGATTATGTGGCCTCACGTCCGGTATTTACCGAGGTGGAAGCTATTCGTCGCGTGCTATATCTGGCGAAAGTCGCCGGTTGTCGCCTGCACGTCTGTCATATCAGCAGTCCGGAAGGCGTAGAAGAGGTGACCCGCGCCCGTCAGGAAGGTCAGGATGTGACCTGCGAATCGTGTCCACATTATTTCGTGCTGGATACCGATCAGTTTGAAGAGATTGGTACGTTGGCCAAATGTTCTCCACCCATCCGCGATCTGCAGAACCAGCAGGGTATGTGGGAAAAACTGTTTAACGGTGAGATTGACTGCCTGGTTTCTGACCACTCTCCATGCCCTCCGGAAATGAAGGCCGGCAATATCATGCAGGCGTGGGGCGGTATTGCCGGACTGCAGAGCTGCATGGACGTTATGTTTGATGAAGCCGTGCAAAAACGCGGTATGTCCCTGCCGCTATTCGCTAAATTGATGGCAACCAATGCCGCAGACATTTTTGGTCTGAAGCAGAAAGGTCGTATCGCCCCGGGTAAAGATGCTGACTTCGTCTTTATTCAACCGGACAGCAAATACGTTCTGAAGAACGAAGACCTGGAATATCGTCACAAAGTGAGTCCGTATGTTGGCCGGACGATTGGCGCACGCATTACGAAAACTATTCTGCGTGGTGATGTTATCTATGACA
The Citrobacter arsenatis DNA segment above includes these coding regions:
- a CDS encoding allantoin transporter — its product is MEHQRELYQQRGYSDDLLPKTAEQRNWKTFNYFTLWMGSVHNVPNYVMVGGFFILGLSTFSIMLAIIISALFIALVMVMNGAAGSKYGVPFAMILRGSYGVRGALFPGLLRGGIAAIMWFGLQCYAGSLAFLILIGKIWPGFLTLGGDFTLLGLSLPGLITFLIFWLINVGIGFGGGKVLNKFTAILNPCIYIVFGGMAIWAISLVGIGPILDYIPGGVQKAGNSGFLFLVVINAVVAVWAAPAVSASDFTQNAHSFREQALGQTLGLIVAYVLFAIASVCIIAGASIHYGMDTWNVLDIVQRWDSLFASFFAVLVILMTTISTNATGNIIPAGYQIAAIAPTKLTYKNGVLIASIISLLICPWKLMENQSSIYLFLDIIGGMLGPVIGVMLAHYFVVMRGQINLDELYTASGDYQYYDNGFNLTAFSVTLVAVILSLGGKFIPFLEPLSRVSWFVGVIVAFVAYALLKKRTVGQPAAVQKFTGQM
- the allB gene encoding allantoinase AllB; this translates as MSFDLIIKNGTVILENEARIIDIAVQAGKIAAIGENLGEAKQVMDATGLVVSPGMVDAHTHISEPGRTHWEGYETGTRAAAKGGITTMIEMPLNQLPATVDRETIELKFDAAKGKLTIDAAQLGGLVSYNLDRLHELDEVGVVGFKCFVATCGDRGIDNDFRDVNDWQFYKGAQKLAEMNQTVLVHCENALICDELGEEAKREGRVTAHDYVASRPVFTEVEAIRRVLYLAKVAGCRLHVCHISSPEGVEEVTRARQEGQDVTCESCPHYFVLDTDQFEEIGTLAKCSPPIRDLQNQQGMWEKLFNGEIDCLVSDHSPCPPEMKAGNIMQAWGGIAGLQSCMDVMFDEAVQKRGMSLPLFAKLMATNAADIFGLKQKGRIAPGKDADFVFIQPDSKYVLKNEDLEYRHKVSPYVGRTIGARITKTILRGDVIYDIEQGFPVSPKGQFILKHQQ